From a region of the Carassius auratus strain Wakin chromosome 31, ASM336829v1, whole genome shotgun sequence genome:
- the LOC113050399 gene encoding RING finger protein 223-like, with translation MEEPEVSTASRTNSIRHQHMTQVASGDDQDNAWDDGPECSICFCAYDNTFKTPKLLECTHTFCLECLSRFVAISPEQEGTQITCPLCRQPTSVPEHGTPDLATSQVVLGQLPGDQQHLENVFLDGKRLCYSNPMIPNCVCIDIGEHKSEETPRREETREGCGHKLLRFLGFYGNWKRLVLFIIMLLVIFFVILWPLQCFIISNSMSECFRESSGIPATLTTPRPTVGT, from the coding sequence ATGGAGGAACCTGAAGTATCCACAGCATCACGTACCAATTCAATACGGCACCAACACATGACACAAGTGGCCTCCGGTGATGATCAGGACAATGCCTGGGATGACGGTCCAGAGTGTTCAATCTGCTTTTGCGCATATGACAACACCTTCAAGACACCAAAGCTTCTTGAATGTACCCATACCTTCTGTCTGGAATGTCTGTCTCGCTTTGTGGCTATTTCACCAGAGCAGGAAGGTACCCAGATCACCTGCCCTCTTTGTCGGCAGCCAACATCCGTGCCTGAGCATGGTACACCAGATCTAGCCACTAGCCAGGTAGTGTTGGGTCAACTTCCTGGCGACCAGCAACACCTGGAGAACGTTTTCCTAGATGGAAAGAGGCTGTGCTACTCAAACCCAATGATCCCCAACTGCGTCTGCATTGACATTGGTGAGCATAAATCAGAGGAGACACCGAGGAGAGAGGAGACAAGAGAGGGATGTGGACACAAGCTGCTGCGATTCCTGGGTTTTTATGGGAACTGGAAGAGGCTTGTGCTTTTCATCATAATGCTTCTTGTCATCTTCTTTGTTATATTGTGGCCTCTCCAGTGCTTTATCATCTCAAACTCCATGTCAGAATGCTTCAGAGAATCTTCAGGTATTCCAGCTACGCTCACTACTCCCAGACCCACAGTGGGTACATAA
- the LOC113050401 gene encoding uncharacterized protein C1orf159-like isoform X2, translated as MNETCVNITLCDPGLLQVQENSTTFCVSCNSTEQGNSSLLNNTRTSHILVPLFSVIGGPGVAASVLLGTLLISLCLILSVASFFYLKRSNRLPGVFYSRNKDFIFQPSERAVMIPETTSSVRKPRYVRRERPSSASSSATVATGAVTKVYNV; from the exons ATGAATGAAACCTGTGTGAATATTACACTCTGTGATCCTG GACTCCTTCAAGTTCAGGAGAACAGTACAACTTTTTGTGTTTCCTGCAATTCAACAGAGCAGGGGAATTCATCTTTACTGAACAATA CAAGGACTAGTCATATTCTAGTACCTTTATTCTCAGTGATTG GTGGTCCAGGTGTAGCAGCTTCTGTCCTTCTAGGAACTCTTCTGATCAGCCTGTGTCTCATCCTCTCGGTTGCATCTTTCTTTTACCTGAAGCGTTCCAACCGCCTCCCTGGTGTCTTCTACAGCCGCaacaagg ATTTTATATTCCAACCAAGTGAGAGG GCTGTCATGATTCCAGAAACTACATCTTCAG TCCGCAAGCCAAGATATGTTAGGAGGGAGAGGCCATCATCAGCATCCAGCAGTGCTACTGTGGCGACGGGAGCAGTAACCAAGGTATACAATGTGTGA
- the LOC113050401 gene encoding uncharacterized protein C1orf159-like isoform X1 → MSRVYYILSAALFVLEIPETKALLENSNDCCKRIKRMNETCVNITLCDPGLLQVQENSTTFCVSCNSTEQGNSSLLNNTRTSHILVPLFSVIGGPGVAASVLLGTLLISLCLILSVASFFYLKRSNRLPGVFYSRNKDFIFQPSERAVMIPETTSSVRKPRYVRRERPSSASSSATVATGAVTKVYNV, encoded by the exons ATGAGTAGAGTCTACTACATCCTCAGTGCTGCTCTTTTTGTGTTAGAAATCCCAGAGACCAAG GCGCTGCTAGAAAACTCCAATGACTGTTGTAAAAGAATAAAGAGAATGAATGAAACCTGTGTGAATATTACACTCTGTGATCCTG GACTCCTTCAAGTTCAGGAGAACAGTACAACTTTTTGTGTTTCCTGCAATTCAACAGAGCAGGGGAATTCATCTTTACTGAACAATA CAAGGACTAGTCATATTCTAGTACCTTTATTCTCAGTGATTG GTGGTCCAGGTGTAGCAGCTTCTGTCCTTCTAGGAACTCTTCTGATCAGCCTGTGTCTCATCCTCTCGGTTGCATCTTTCTTTTACCTGAAGCGTTCCAACCGCCTCCCTGGTGTCTTCTACAGCCGCaacaagg ATTTTATATTCCAACCAAGTGAGAGG GCTGTCATGATTCCAGAAACTACATCTTCAG TCCGCAAGCCAAGATATGTTAGGAGGGAGAGGCCATCATCAGCATCCAGCAGTGCTACTGTGGCGACGGGAGCAGTAACCAAGGTATACAATGTGTGA
- the LOC113050406 gene encoding kelch repeat and BTB domain-containing protein 12-like isoform X1, with product MPPCGAFCLQPLLPCNVHLWPARVYQPSVGIGCEGVDRGQSRHCLNVVEIYNPDGDFWRDGPPLPWPLVSLRSNASNAGVVDGKLYVCGYYKGADRHDTITKDILQLDPWENVWTVVAKQALMHDSYDVCLVGKTESSWTHAPSC from the exons TTCAGCCCCTACTTCCGTGTAATGTTCACCTGTGGCCTGCGAGAGTGTACCAACCATCAG TTGGTATTGGGTGTGAAGGTGTGGATCGTGGCCAGTCACGTCACTGCCTTAATGTAGTGGAGATCTACAACCCTGATGGGGATTTCTGGAGGGACGGTCCTCCTTTACCATGGCCACTCGTATCACTTCGCAGCAATGCATCAAATGCTGGGGTTGTTGACGGAAAACTTTATGTCTGTGGATACTACAAAGGAGCAG ATCGTCACGATACCATCACTAAAGACATCCTGCAGTTGGATCCCTGGGAAAACGTATGGACTGTGGTGGCAAAGCAGGCGCTGATGCACGACAGTTATGATGTGTGTTTGGTGGGAAAAACTGAATCCTCGTGGACTCATGCCCCCTCCTGCTGA